GGTACTCCTACTAAAGAAGCAGTAGAATTATTGATGAACGATCCAGAAACAGAAGCTATTGTAATGATCGGTGAAATTGGTGGCGGTATGGAAGCAGAAGCTGCTCGTTGGATCAAACAAGATGGCAACAGAAAACCTGTAGTAGGTTTTATTGCTGGTCAAACTGCTCCTCCCGGCCGTCGTATGGGTCACGCAGGTGCTATAGTTGGTGGCGCTGAAGATACAGCTGCTGCTAAAATGAAGATCATGGAAGAATGTGGAATTCATGTAGTACAAAGCCCAGCTGATATTGGTAAAACAATGGCAGAAGCTTTAAAGAAATAAGCTCTTTCCAAATAGTAAAAAAGCGGCAGATCTGCCGCTTTTTTAGTGCCCTAATACATCATAAAGAAAGCCCCTGAAAAACAGGGGCTTTCTTTATCTATATAACAAATTCTATTCTTCTAGCGATAGTTTGCAATATAACGGGTCAGTTCATCTTTGCTGGTACGTGAAGCAAAGGCGTCGCCCAAATACAACATATAATCAGGCTGGTTTACGGTTCTACCATAGGCATACTTGGCAATATCCAGTCTATTGGCATCATAAGAGAACATCAATACGATATCTTTCACTTGAGATGCAGTAAAGTAGTATCCGTCAATCGCTTGCTTTGCAGCTGTTAATTTAGTGGCATCTGAATAGGATGCCTGTATATTGCTTTTCACTCTATTGAAATCAACATCACTAATAACAGTCTTACTTGTTGTACCATTATCATAGTTACTGCTATTCTCTTGTATAAAGCGAGTCAATGCGTCTTTACTGGAACTAAAAGAGAATATGTCAGATAATTGATAATAGTTCGTGCGATCTACCGTCTTTGGATAGGCTTGCTTTACCAATTGCATTTTATCATCCTCAAAAGAAAAAAGCTGCGCCATCTGTCTTACCTGCTCCGTTTTAAAGTAGTTGCTGCTGATAGCGGTTTTAGCTTTTGCCATTCGGTTAGACGTAAACTTCTCCTGTTGCAGGCTTCTTTTCAAGGCATCAAAGTCAAGATCAGAAATGGCATTTCCGTAATTATAATCACCGTCGTTATCATACACTTCTTCGTTATAGCTACTGCTGTTGATATCCATTTCATCAATCAACGTTTTACCATAGCGATTGATCACAATATCTACGTGATAGTTAGAGCGGACGTAAACAGAACCATTATACAATACTTTCTCGCGGTTGGTGGGTACATTGTAACCAGATGCTTGCACCTCGGTTATTTTAATGGTATGATTGCCTGGCTCCACATCATTTAACACCAGCATATTATATTCTAAAGGATAACGTCTGCCGTCAATAGTAATACGAATAGTGGATTTATCATGGCTATAAATGGTCAGCTTTCCTCCACGTGGGGGCGCAGCAAAAGCACAAAGTGCAACAAAAAAAGAAAGGGTAAATAGTATTTTTCTCATATAGGGACGATTTACTTTGTTCGTTCAAAACTAAAGGGAATGGGGAGTAATGTATTGTTAAAGATGCATAGTTAAAACATTCTTTAAATAGTCAATCATTAACAAATATGGGTATACGAAAAGACCCTTACCGGAGTAAAGGCCTTTCCTATACTCCACCAATCAATAGCGATAATCTTTTATATAACGGTCCAGTTCATCTTTTGTACTCTGAAAACTGAACACATCATAAAGCTGGTAGTAGGAACGCTGATCAACCGTATTGCGATAAGCCAGCTTAGCCAGCTCCAGCTTGTCGTTTTCAGATGAGAACAACTGCAACACTTGTCTTACCTGTGATGTGGCAAAATAGTTTCGGCTCAGGCCGTCTTTAGCTGTATTCATCTTACCGTTATTAAACCACTGGGTTTTCACCTGTTGCAGAAACTGGTTAAAGGCGCTCTCACTCATGGCCTGGTTATATTTATTATTATAATCCCCATTGTTATTATAGCCCCCGCTATTGTTATCACCATACCAGTCATCATCATCATTCCAGCGGCCGTTAGATCGTAAGGCTTGTTCATCAACCAACGCTTTACCAAAACGGTTCACCATTACATCAACATGGTAATTAGGCTTTACCTGCACTGTAGTAGCATACAACAGTTCATTGCGGTCATTTCGGCCACGTCCATTACCATTGCCATTTCGATAGGCCTTGTAAATCTGGATGCGGTGATTGCCCGGTTGTACATCGTTTAGGACAATTGAGTTGTCATTTTGCTGATACGCACGTCCATCCACAACCACTTGCATATTGCTTTTGGATGCCAACGTAATGGTCAACTTGCCTTCATTGTAAGCAAAGGCAGACGTAGCAATGCTTGTAGCGAATAAAAAAGTAAAAATGGCTTTCATAATTTGGTTCCTCCACCTGATAGACGGCAGAGTTTATTCAACGTTTAGAACGACCTTTATAAACAAACGTTAAAGCCGTAAAGCCGCTCGCAACATTATGTAATTGTTTATGTTCGTGCATCTTTACTGCAATTACTGTTAGATTTTAAGCTTTATGAAATTGATTAAGCCATTTTTGTTTTTAGCCATTATCCTTTGCAGCGCCAGTTTATTGTATGCCCAAAAGGTCAAGACCTATGACGCCCAATGGAAGAAAGTAAATGACCTGGTACAAAAGGAATTACCTAAATCTGCATTAATAGAGGTGCAGAAAATTTATACCCAAGCTAAAGCAGAGGGTCAGGATGCACAACTGATCAAAGCATTAGTATATATCACTGAACTACAAGCTGAAAACCGGGAAGACAATGAAGTTGTCAGCATCCGGGAATTGGAAAAAGAAGTAAACCAGGTAAAAGAGCCGGCCACTTCCATTTTGAAAAGCTTATTAGCCAATCGCTACTGGCAATATTTCCAGCAGCAACGCTACCAGTTATATAATAGAACCAATACGGTTGACTTTAAAAAAGAGGACATTGCCACGTGGACAGCAGAAGACCTACATAAAAAGATCAGCTCCTTGTATTTGCAATCGTTGCAAAACAAGCCCCTATTGCAATCTACAAAGCTGGACAACTATGAAGCGATTTTACTAAAGGGGAATGTTCGCAGTCTGCGGCCTACTTTGTATGATCTTTTAGCACATACAGCATTAAACTATTTTAATAATAGCGAGCGCGACATTAAAAAGCCAGCCTACGCATTTGAGATCAATCAACGGGAAGCCTTTGCACCAGCAGAGGAATATGCAAAGGCCCGCTTTGTTACCAACGATTCCATTTCACTACACTATAAAGCGCTACTAATTTACCAGGAGCTGATCCGTTTCCATATAGCAGATAAAGACCCTTCAGCCTTAATAGATGCGGATATTGATCGTCTGCAATTTGTTTATCAAAATACTGTACTGACCAACAAAGACGATCTGTACAAACAGGCATTGGAGCAATTAACGAATAAATGGCAGAACATACCTAGCGCTTCACAAGCCTGGTTTTTATTAGCGGCCTATTATTATCAATCAGGACAGCAATACGCGCCACTGAAAGATACCACGAACCGCTTTGCTATTGTACAGGCCAAAACCATTTTGGAGCGTATTATCAAAGAGAATAAAGATAAAAATGAAGGCTGGACAAATAGCTACAACCTATTGCAGGAAATCAACCGCCCGAGTTACCGGTTTGAAATAGAAAGAGTGAATGTGCCCAACCTGCCATTCCGCTCCTTGATTACCTACAAAAATGTCCCCTCCCTTTACTTCCGCATTATTAAAGCCGATAGCAGTACAAAAAAGCTAATGCGTAGCCTCTATGAGGATAAACAATGGGATGCGTTAACAAAGACCACTTCCCTACGCCAATGGCAACAAGCACTTCCAGCCACAAATGACTTACAAGAACATGCAGCAGAAGTAAAGATCGATGCCCTACCGGTAGGAGAGTATGTTTTACTAACAGCCACCAATGACAATTTTGGGAAACAGTACCACCTGGCTGCCCAGCTTTTCTATGTATCCAATATCAGCTATATCAACTTAAACAACCAGTTCTTTATCCTTAACCGCGAAAGTGGCCAACCAATAGCAAATGCCGCTGTTCAAGTGTTTACGCAAGAATATGATTACAAAACTTCAAGCTATAAGAAACAAAAGCTGGGTGAGTATAAATCTGATAAAAATGGCTTTATTGAAGTAGTTAACAAAAAAGAAAAGCAAGACAACAGCTATTATTTGGATATTAGAACAGGTTCTGACTTTCTCAACATGGAAGATCCATTCTACCATACCTACTACTACGATCAACGCAATGAAAAACCTGCAACTAAACAGATCTTCTATTTTACTGATCGTGCCTTATACCGCCCAGGTCAAACCATCTATGTAAAAGGTATTGTGATCAATAAACAAGGTAAAGAAAACAGCATTGCCACCAATTATAAAACTACTATCCTTCTAAGAAATGCCAATTATGAAGATATCGATTCACTTTCTGTGACCACTAATGAGTTTGGATCGTTTACTGGCAAATTCAACCTCCCGCAGAATTTGTTGAACGGAGAGTTCTCTATAAGAGACAAAGAAGGCAATGGCATGGCGGAGTTTTCTGTTGAAGAATACAAGCGTCCGAAGTTTTATGTGGATTTTGAAAAAGTAAAAGAAACCTACAAAGCAGGCGACACCGTAACCGTCACAGGATTTGCAAAAGCCTATGCTGGCAATAATATAGATGGTGCAAAAGTAGCTTACCGTGTAGTGCGTCAGCCACGTTTTATCTACCCATGGCTAACCTGGCGTTGGTGGCTACCCCGTGCTGAAACTATGGAGATTGCTCATGGTATAACTACAACTGATAAAGATGGCAAGTTCACCGTTCGTTTTACAGCTATTCCAGATAAAAAGATTGATCGCAAACTGGAACCTGTTTTTGACTATCGTATCTATACTGATATTACCGATATAAATGGTGAAACGCGTAGCGGAGAGAATATTGTATCTGCTGGTTACAAGTCGCTCTTACTTTCAATATACACACCTGAAAGAATTGCTGCTGATTCATTGAAGACTATTCAGGTACAAGCCAAGAACATGAACGGGGAAGTACAAAAGGCTACTGTTACATTAAACATCGCTAAGCTGCAACCCGAGCAACGCCTGATCCGCAAACGGTATTGGCAACAACCTGACCAATATATAATGAGTAAGGAGGAATACATTCGCTTATTCCCTAATGATGAATACAGCAATGAAAGCGATCGTACCAGCTGGCAAAAAGGTCAAACAATATATACTCAAACGGACAGTACCAGAATAAATGGTGCGTGGGCATTAGAGAAACTTAATGTAAAGCCGGGCTTCTATCAGTTTGAATTCATAACAAAGGATAATGAGGGACAAGAAGTAAAAGACATCAAATATGTAGAAGTCTTTGATACAAAAACAAAAGAACTGGCAAAACCCGATTATCTATGGACGGTAGCAACAAATAAAGACATACAACCGGGTGAAAAAACAAGTCTTCAAATTGGATCATCAGCTAATGATGTTTTCCTGGTTCAACAAACCGACAAGAATAAAGAAGCACAAAACGATGCATACACCTACAACTACACTACGCTGAACAATGAAAAGCGGGCTATTGAATTAGGTGCAACAGAAGCTGACCGTGGTGGTTATGGTGTAAGCTTTTTCTTTGTCAAGCACAACCGCTTCTACCAATATAGTGAAACCGTTTCAGTGCCATGGAGCAATAAAGAGTTAGACATTACCTATAGCACTTTCAGGGATAAACTACTGCCTGGCAGCCAGGAAAAATGGCAGGTAAAGATCAGTGGGTATAAAGGCGACAGAGCGGCTGCTGAAGTATTGGCTAGCATGTATGATGCTTCGTTGGATCAATTTAAACCACACAACTGGTCTATTCCTTCAATCTGGGCCAGCTACTACCGTACTGGACAATGGCAAGGCACTCAAAATTTTAGCGCCGTACCGTCTCAAATCAAATGGGTAAATGACCGCGACTACCAAGGTTTCTTTAAACAGTACGATCGTTTCTTTTTTGAGGAAGACACCAGAGTTTATTCCTACAATAGAAGGATGGCTGTAAAAAGTGCCGCCGCTGCTAATAGTGCTGCACGTGAAAAACAGAGCAAAGCCATGCCTACTACTGATTCTGCGGCACCAGCGATGGCACAAAGGATGGAAGTAGTAGCCGTAAATGGAGTTTATAAAGATATAGATGATGTACAAGTAACAGACACTTCTACTTCAACTCCAGAAGGTAATAGCGCCATTCAAATCCGCAAGAATTTAAATGAAACGGCCTTTTTCTTTCCGGATCTCCAGACAGATTCTGCCGGTAATATTTCTTTCTCCTTTACCACACCAGAAGCTTTAACACGTTGGAAGTTGCAAACACTTGCCCACACGAAAGAACTGGCATTTGGTAGTTTGCAGAAAGAAGTGGTTACCCAAAAAGAATTGATGGTACAACCCAATGCGCCTCGCTTCTTACGCCAAGGTGATCGACTGGAGTTAACAGCCAAAATCGTTAACCTCACCGATAAAGAAATGACGGGTCAGGCGGAATTACAATTGGTTGATGCAGCTACCAATACGTCTGTAGATGGTTGGTTTCAAAACATGTTCCCTAATCAATATTTTACGGTAGCACCCGGGCAAAGCGAAGTTGTAAAGTTCCCTATTGAAGTACCCTTTACCTTCAACAGTGCCCTGGCATGGCGTGTAGTGGCCAGATCTGGCAACTTTAGTGATGGCGAAGAAGCAGCCATACCTGTACTGACCAACAAAATGCTGGTGACAGAAACATTGCCATTACCTATGCGCGGTACGGGCACTAAAAACTTTACGTTTGAAAAACTGTTGAATACAAACAGTGAGACATTACAACACCTTAATCTGTCTGTTGAATATACTGCCAATCCGGCCTGGTATGCGGTACAGGCTCTCCCCTATTTGATGGAGCAGGAATGTGAGTACACAGAGCAGATCTGGAACCGGTATTATGCCAATGTGCTGGCCATGAAGATTGTAAAAGATGCACCTCGGGTGAAGCAGATCATGGAACAATGGAAGACCATTGATACCGCTGCCTTGTTATCAAATCTGCAGAAAAATGAGGATTTAAAATCAGCACTATTAGAAGAAACACCGTGGGTACTGCAAGCAAAATCAGAAACACAGCAAAAGAAGAACATTGCTTTGTTATTTGATCTGGTGCGGATGAGCGGTGAGCTAAAGACTACATTGCAGAAGCTAAAAGAAATGCAAAGTGAGAATGGTGGCTTTGTTTGGATCAAAGGAGCACCAGAAGATCGCTACATGACCCAATACATACTTACCGGCGTTGGTCAATTAAAACAATTAGGAGCTATTACGCTTGAGGGCGGCACAGAACTTAGCAGCATAGTAAGCAAAGCCCTTCCTTATTTAGACATGA
This genomic interval from Flavisolibacter tropicus contains the following:
- a CDS encoding alpha-2-macroglobulin family protein is translated as MKLIKPFLFLAIILCSASLLYAQKVKTYDAQWKKVNDLVQKELPKSALIEVQKIYTQAKAEGQDAQLIKALVYITELQAENREDNEVVSIRELEKEVNQVKEPATSILKSLLANRYWQYFQQQRYQLYNRTNTVDFKKEDIATWTAEDLHKKISSLYLQSLQNKPLLQSTKLDNYEAILLKGNVRSLRPTLYDLLAHTALNYFNNSERDIKKPAYAFEINQREAFAPAEEYAKARFVTNDSISLHYKALLIYQELIRFHIADKDPSALIDADIDRLQFVYQNTVLTNKDDLYKQALEQLTNKWQNIPSASQAWFLLAAYYYQSGQQYAPLKDTTNRFAIVQAKTILERIIKENKDKNEGWTNSYNLLQEINRPSYRFEIERVNVPNLPFRSLITYKNVPSLYFRIIKADSSTKKLMRSLYEDKQWDALTKTTSLRQWQQALPATNDLQEHAAEVKIDALPVGEYVLLTATNDNFGKQYHLAAQLFYVSNISYINLNNQFFILNRESGQPIANAAVQVFTQEYDYKTSSYKKQKLGEYKSDKNGFIEVVNKKEKQDNSYYLDIRTGSDFLNMEDPFYHTYYYDQRNEKPATKQIFYFTDRALYRPGQTIYVKGIVINKQGKENSIATNYKTTILLRNANYEDIDSLSVTTNEFGSFTGKFNLPQNLLNGEFSIRDKEGNGMAEFSVEEYKRPKFYVDFEKVKETYKAGDTVTVTGFAKAYAGNNIDGAKVAYRVVRQPRFIYPWLTWRWWLPRAETMEIAHGITTTDKDGKFTVRFTAIPDKKIDRKLEPVFDYRIYTDITDINGETRSGENIVSAGYKSLLLSIYTPERIAADSLKTIQVQAKNMNGEVQKATVTLNIAKLQPEQRLIRKRYWQQPDQYIMSKEEYIRLFPNDEYSNESDRTSWQKGQTIYTQTDSTRINGAWALEKLNVKPGFYQFEFITKDNEGQEVKDIKYVEVFDTKTKELAKPDYLWTVATNKDIQPGEKTSLQIGSSANDVFLVQQTDKNKEAQNDAYTYNYTTLNNEKRAIELGATEADRGGYGVSFFFVKHNRFYQYSETVSVPWSNKELDITYSTFRDKLLPGSQEKWQVKISGYKGDRAAAEVLASMYDASLDQFKPHNWSIPSIWASYYRTGQWQGTQNFSAVPSQIKWVNDRDYQGFFKQYDRFFFEEDTRVYSYNRRMAVKSAAAANSAAREKQSKAMPTTDSAAPAMAQRMEVVAVNGVYKDIDDVQVTDTSTSTPEGNSAIQIRKNLNETAFFFPDLQTDSAGNISFSFTTPEALTRWKLQTLAHTKELAFGSLQKEVVTQKELMVQPNAPRFLRQGDRLELTAKIVNLTDKEMTGQAELQLVDAATNTSVDGWFQNMFPNQYFTVAPGQSEVVKFPIEVPFTFNSALAWRVVARSGNFSDGEEAAIPVLTNKMLVTETLPLPMRGTGTKNFTFEKLLNTNSETLQHLNLSVEYTANPAWYAVQALPYLMEQECEYTEQIWNRYYANVLAMKIVKDAPRVKQIMEQWKTIDTAALLSNLQKNEDLKSALLEETPWVLQAKSETQQKKNIALLFDLVRMSGELKTTLQKLKEMQSENGGFVWIKGAPEDRYMTQYILTGVGQLKQLGAITLEGGTELSSIVSKALPYLDMKLKQDYDRLIKAKANLKIQPCDPLQAQYLYMRSMLLDYSISKDVQTAYNYYRKQAQTQWTKAGKNGQGMIALALHRTGDTKTPVAILKSLKERALISEEMGMYWKDNSFGFSWLWYHAPIETQSLLIEAFSEITKDTKAVDDMRTWLIKNKQTNNWHTTKATAHACYAMLLQGSEWLTNEPVVTVKLGGTTVSSQDNNRTEAGTGYFKKTIEPQFIKPEMGNITVTVNETKHTGASQPVNAPSWGAVYWQYFEDLDKITSAATPLKLSKKLFIEKNTDHGPVLTPVEEGVPVAVGDKIKVRVELRVDRDMEYVHMKDMRASGLEPVNVLSGYKWQGGLGYYETTKDASTNFFFPYLQKGTYVFEYPLFVSHTGNFSNGITTIQCLYAPEFSAHSEGVRLTVE
- a CDS encoding DUF4476 domain-containing protein; its protein translation is MKAIFTFLFATSIATSAFAYNEGKLTITLASKSNMQVVVDGRAYQQNDNSIVLNDVQPGNHRIQIYKAYRNGNGNGRGRNDRNELLYATTVQVKPNYHVDVMVNRFGKALVDEQALRSNGRWNDDDDWYGDNNSGGYNNNGDYNNKYNQAMSESAFNQFLQQVKTQWFNNGKMNTAKDGLSRNYFATSQVRQVLQLFSSENDKLELAKLAYRNTVDQRSYYQLYDVFSFQSTKDELDRYIKDYRY
- a CDS encoding DUF4476 domain-containing protein codes for the protein MRKILFTLSFFVALCAFAAPPRGGKLTIYSHDKSTIRITIDGRRYPLEYNMLVLNDVEPGNHTIKITEVQASGYNVPTNREKVLYNGSVYVRSNYHVDIVINRYGKTLIDEMDINSSSYNEEVYDNDGDYNYGNAISDLDFDALKRSLQQEKFTSNRMAKAKTAISSNYFKTEQVRQMAQLFSFEDDKMQLVKQAYPKTVDRTNYYQLSDIFSFSSSKDALTRFIQENSSNYDNGTTSKTVISDVDFNRVKSNIQASYSDATKLTAAKQAIDGYYFTASQVKDIVLMFSYDANRLDIAKYAYGRTVNQPDYMLYLGDAFASRTSKDELTRYIANYR